In Candidatus Saccharibacteria bacterium oral taxon 488, one DNA window encodes the following:
- a CDS encoding response regulator — MVKIAIIEDDATISQMYRMKFEADGFDVRLASNGTIGVALVESFRPDVILLDIQMPEMDGAEALRRIRSHAWGKTIPVIVLTNLGEEEAPREMRSLGIQGYIVKANLTPRQVVAQVKSVITKP, encoded by the coding sequence ATGGTTAAAATTGCTATCATTGAAGATGATGCGACGATCAGTCAGATGTACCGAATGAAGTTCGAGGCGGACGGGTTTGACGTGCGACTAGCGAGTAATGGTACAATTGGCGTGGCACTCGTCGAATCGTTTCGTCCAGATGTCATTTTACTTGATATCCAGATGCCAGAGATGGATGGAGCCGAGGCCTTGCGACGTATTCGCTCACACGCGTGGGGCAAGACCATACCGGTTATCGTACTGACCAACCTCGGCGAAGAAGAAGCTCCGCGCGAGATGCGCTCACTCGGCATCCAAGGCTACATTGTCAAGGCCAACCTCACCCCACGCCAAGTCGTCGCCCAGGTCAAATCAGTCATTACAAAGCCGTGA